DNA from Ovis aries strain OAR_USU_Benz2616 breed Rambouillet chromosome 15, ARS-UI_Ramb_v3.0, whole genome shotgun sequence:
CGATCATGGCCTACGACCGCTGCGTGGCCGTGTGCCGGCCCCTGCTCTATGTCGCCATCGTGACCGAGAAGGCCCGCTGGGTTTTGGTCGCGGGGGCGTACGCGGCGGGCTTCTCCAGCGCCTTGATTCGAACGGTCACCGCCTTCACGCTCTCCTTTTGCGGGAACAACCAGATCGACTTTATTTTCTGTGACCTCCCGCCTCTGCTGAAGCTCTCCTGTGGGGACAGCTACacccaggaggtggtgatcattGTGTTTGCCGTGCTGGTCATGCCCGCCTGTATACTGGTCATCTCGGTCTCCTACGTGTGCATCGTCCTGGCCGTCGTGCGGATGCGCTCCTCCGGGGGCCGGGCCAAGACCGTCTCTACCTGCGCCTCCCACCTCGCTGCCGTGGCTCTCTTCTTTGGGACCCTCATCTTCATGTACCTGCGGGACAACTCGGGCCAGTCCTCAGAGGCGGACCAGGTGGTGTCCGTGCTCTACACGGTGGTGAGCCCGATGCTGAACCCACTCATCTACAGCCTGCGGAACAAGGAGGTCAAGGACGCAGTCTTGAAATCCTTGACCCGACCGAAGGTTTCTGGAAGGTTCTAGACGGACCTTCATCAGATATGTCACTCCTTAGTTGCTCCaccttttctgtctttcctcaAGTGTCACCTACTTGGGAAGATTTCCCCAGATAACCTTATTAAAATGGCACCTAACATTCCATCTCCATTTTCTGATTTACTGTGTCATGTAATACTTGtcagggctttcccagtggctcagtggtagaaaatGTCTGCCTGTGACCCAGGAGGTCACAGGAGGTGATGCAGGAGGTGCTGTTGTAAGAGATGCAGGAGGTGCTGGCTCAacccctcggtcaggaagatccggtggaggagggcatggtgttGTCCTACTCCAGCATTtgtgcctggagagcccca
Protein-coding regions in this window:
- the LOC101103181 gene encoding olfactory receptor 9Q2; the encoded protein is MGRWGLRLHRQTAEWMPGRNSTVVTEFLLTAFADHPHWGLPLFAAFLGFYLLTLLGNCAMILLIRQDRRLHTPMYFFLGHLALVDVCYSSTVVPQVLAVLLEGGVVLSRARCAAQFLLFTFFASMDCYLLAIMAYDRCVAVCRPLLYVAIVTEKARWVLVAGAYAAGFSSALIRTVTAFTLSFCGNNQIDFIFCDLPPLLKLSCGDSYTQEVVIIVFAVLVMPACILVISVSYVCIVLAVVRMRSSGGRAKTVSTCASHLAAVALFFGTLIFMYLRDNSGQSSEADQVVSVLYTVVSPMLNPLIYSLRNKEVKDAVLKSLTRPKVSGRF